The following proteins are encoded in a genomic region of Arthrobacter jiangjiafuii:
- a CDS encoding M16 family metallopeptidase: MSHIADGTRPDAGNAPASGTVVRLPLTTLPGDPSLVMGTPGGAVVRRSVLPGGVRVLTEAMPGQRSATIGFWVGVGSRDEAAGRHGSTHFLEHLLFKGTTRRSALDIALAFDEVGGESNAATAKESTCYYARVLDTDLPMAIDVITDMITSAVLDPEELEQERDVILEEIAMDADDPADLCHEKFAEAVLGDHALGRPIGGTPEAIKSVPREAVLEHYRRYYRPTELVVTAAGGLEHDDVCALVLDALKKAGWDLSEDATPAPRRNTEPAVITGTAGVQVINRPVEQANVVMGCPSLTATDDRRFAMSVLNTILGGGMSSRLFQEIREKRGLVYSTYSFSASYADAGYFGMYAGCSPAKTRQVIDLMGSELERLAKDGVDAAELKKARGQIAGGMVMALEDSSSRMSRLGRAELVSGEFIDIDESLSRIGSVTAEEVQALAAELAAAPRTITIVGPFESAAELGF; the protein is encoded by the coding sequence ATGTCACATATTGCTGATGGAACCCGTCCCGATGCCGGAAATGCTCCGGCATCCGGGACGGTTGTCCGCCTTCCGCTGACCACTCTTCCCGGTGACCCGTCCCTTGTGATGGGAACTCCGGGAGGCGCCGTCGTGCGCCGTTCCGTCCTTCCCGGCGGAGTGCGCGTGCTGACCGAAGCCATGCCCGGCCAGCGGAGCGCAACCATCGGCTTCTGGGTTGGTGTCGGCTCGCGGGATGAAGCCGCGGGCCGGCACGGCTCCACCCACTTCCTTGAGCACCTGCTGTTCAAGGGCACCACGCGCCGTTCGGCGCTGGACATCGCGCTGGCCTTTGACGAGGTCGGCGGGGAGTCCAACGCGGCGACGGCCAAGGAAAGCACCTGCTACTACGCACGGGTGCTGGATACCGATCTGCCGATGGCCATTGACGTCATCACCGACATGATCACCTCCGCGGTCCTGGACCCGGAGGAGCTGGAGCAGGAACGCGACGTCATCCTGGAAGAAATTGCCATGGATGCCGATGATCCCGCCGACCTGTGCCACGAGAAGTTCGCCGAAGCCGTCCTGGGCGACCACGCCCTGGGACGTCCCATCGGCGGCACTCCCGAGGCGATCAAGAGCGTTCCGCGCGAAGCCGTGCTGGAGCACTACCGGCGTTACTACCGCCCCACTGAACTGGTAGTCACCGCTGCCGGCGGCCTGGAGCACGACGACGTCTGCGCCCTGGTGCTCGATGCCCTGAAGAAGGCCGGCTGGGACCTGTCCGAAGACGCCACACCGGCGCCCCGGCGGAACACCGAGCCCGCAGTCATCACCGGCACCGCCGGAGTCCAGGTCATCAACCGGCCGGTCGAACAGGCCAACGTGGTCATGGGCTGCCCGTCACTGACGGCCACCGATGACCGGCGGTTTGCCATGAGCGTCCTGAATACGATCCTGGGCGGCGGCATGTCCTCGCGCCTGTTCCAGGAAATCCGCGAAAAGCGCGGCCTGGTCTACTCCACGTATTCCTTCTCTGCGTCCTATGCCGATGCCGGGTACTTCGGCATGTACGCCGGCTGCTCTCCGGCCAAGACCCGGCAGGTCATTGACCTGATGGGGTCCGAACTGGAACGCCTCGCGAAGGACGGCGTGGACGCCGCCGAGCTGAAGAAGGCCCGCGGCCAGATCGCCGGTGGCATGGTCATGGCGCTGGAGGACTCCAGCTCCCGCATGTCCCGGCTGGGGCGGGCCGAACTGGTCAGCGGAGAGTTTATCGACATCGACGAGTCACTGTCCCGTATTGGTTCAGTGACTGCGGAGGAAGTGCAGGCGCTGGCCGCCGAGCTGGCTGCCGCACCGCGCACCATCACGATTGTCGGGCCGTTCGAATCGGCCGCGGAGCTGGGCTTCTAG
- a CDS encoding MoaD/ThiS family protein: MLIRYFGAAKAASGVEEETLDLSGATLQSLLELLAGRHPTASAGAPPLKSVISRSTFLVNGFAARDRSVPLQPQDTVDILPPFAGG, translated from the coding sequence GTGCTGATCCGATATTTTGGGGCTGCGAAGGCGGCATCCGGCGTGGAAGAGGAAACCCTGGACCTGTCCGGGGCGACGCTTCAGTCGCTGCTGGAACTCCTGGCCGGGCGCCATCCGACGGCCTCCGCCGGTGCTCCCCCGCTCAAGAGCGTGATCTCCCGCAGCACGTTCCTGGTCAACGGCTTTGCAGCGCGTGACCGGTCGGTTCCCCTGCAGCCTCAGGACACCGTGGACATCCTGCCGCCCTTCGCGGGCGGCTAA
- the moaA gene encoding GTP 3',8-cyclase MoaA gives MGIQLGMPAVGLPAPPTGASAPPVTEGGTAGIAAAAGIRAADGLLDRYGRRATDMRLSLTDKCNLRCTYCMPAEGLDWLAKDKVLSGAEIIRLVGIGVDVLGVRELRLTGGEPLVRADLVDIVAGIRANHPGLPISLTTNGLGLDKKAQALRDAGLTRINVSLDSLHPDTFAQLTRRPFLARVLAGVEEAARVGLGLIKINAVLMRGINDVEAPDLLEWAVSHGFELRFIEQMPLDADHGWTRDGMITAAEIRGRLERDFVLTPDPRQRDGAPAERWEVRRRAEPETVAGTVGIIASVTEPFCADCRRTRITAEGSVRSCLFSHEETDLRELLRSPGVGDAEVAARWQDAMWGKPKAHGMDHTGLGDADYVQPDRTMSAIGG, from the coding sequence ATGGGAATCCAGCTGGGAATGCCGGCCGTCGGCCTGCCCGCTCCGCCAACAGGGGCTTCAGCACCGCCCGTGACCGAAGGCGGCACGGCCGGGATCGCCGCCGCTGCCGGGATCCGGGCCGCTGACGGGCTGCTGGACCGTTACGGCCGGCGGGCCACCGACATGCGCCTGTCCCTGACCGACAAATGCAACCTGCGCTGCACCTACTGCATGCCGGCCGAAGGGCTGGACTGGCTCGCCAAGGACAAGGTGCTCAGCGGCGCCGAGATCATCCGGCTGGTAGGCATCGGCGTGGATGTCCTGGGCGTCCGGGAGCTGCGGCTGACCGGCGGCGAGCCGCTGGTGCGGGCTGACCTGGTCGATATCGTGGCCGGAATCCGGGCCAACCACCCCGGGCTGCCGATTTCACTGACCACCAACGGCCTGGGGCTGGATAAAAAGGCCCAGGCGCTCAGGGACGCAGGGCTTACCCGCATCAACGTGTCGCTGGATTCCCTGCACCCGGATACCTTTGCCCAGCTGACCCGCCGGCCGTTCCTGGCCCGGGTCCTCGCCGGCGTGGAGGAAGCGGCGCGGGTTGGGCTGGGACTGATCAAGATCAACGCGGTGCTGATGCGCGGGATCAACGACGTCGAAGCTCCCGATCTGCTGGAGTGGGCAGTCAGCCACGGGTTTGAGCTGCGCTTCATCGAGCAGATGCCGCTGGACGCAGACCATGGCTGGACCCGTGACGGCATGATCACCGCAGCGGAAATCCGCGGCCGGCTGGAGCGTGACTTCGTCCTTACCCCTGATCCGCGCCAGCGCGACGGCGCCCCCGCCGAGCGTTGGGAAGTCCGGCGCCGGGCGGAACCGGAGACGGTGGCCGGCACGGTGGGCATTATCGCCTCGGTAACCGAGCCCTTCTGCGCCGACTGCCGGCGCACCCGGATCACGGCCGAAGGCAGCGTCCGCAGCTGCCTGTTCTCCCACGAGGAAACCGACCTGCGCGAGCTGCTGCGCTCCCCCGGGGTGGGCGATGCCGAGGTCGCGGCCCGGTGGCAGGATGCCATGTGGGGCAAACCGAAGGCCCACGGAATGGACCATACCGGCCTGGGCGATGCTGACTATGTGCAGCCGGACCGGACCATGAGCGCGATAGGCGGCTAA